The Trypanosoma brucei gambiense DAL972 chromosome 10, complete sequence genome has a segment encoding these proteins:
- a CDS encoding amino acid transporter, putative translates to MHSVHESLLGDDAAARNNGRQSTINRISMLVAQRLSVVGMEEEVRHGSVAGASVNTLCNVIGAGVLSLPLAMHEASIVGGFTLMLFMALLGGLAAFMVIMGCEATQRFSFAEVVAHALFPSYTFEDFCTKVGKLALHDLGCVGGGAMETEELHRKHKEREAVSRRKRRAVIVLLELLVFINNYGTLIIYSRVIGDSIPPVVSSLLHTSGIIATRTFWLVTSGVIFFLLSCVRHMDELKWTSFLGFITILYIVVIVVVRYVTSLQNPPYPDVDPAALEGINWCKISVNILRSVSTYSIAFSYHSNIPYFYRELRNRKPHTMLKSVYIAFPIVTVCYATTGFFGYLTFGTLVASPAAGGDIVRNYPADDLLVNIGRFGLFLHFACVYPILSVCARRGLHRVIMHALTWNRLSTPDEEDETPPANETTKYYSTDHRYKMSGGSDELPLSDDADRDVGSPEDTTTLAIVLEALFIVCTSVVLAAYISGISVVIDFLGTLLGTVMMFTVPGFTGWCILSRASPLGGSTVVSHTRLFMVLTFLLVVMGIACTSLGLLFLIKQYVLPAL, encoded by the coding sequence TGTTGTTGgaatggaggaggaggttcGACATGGATCGGTCGCTGGCGCCTCTGTCAACACATTATGTAATGTTATTGGGGCAGGTGTGCTCTCTCTACCACTAGCAATGCATGAGGCATCTATTGTCGGTGGATTTACGCTGATGTTGTTTATGGCGCTGCTGGGAGGTCTTGCAGCGTTTATGGTCATTATGGGATGTGAAGCAACGCAGCGGTTTTCCTTTGCTGAAGTAGTAGCGCACGCCCTGTTCCCATCTTACACATTCGAGGATTTTTGTACGAAGGTGGGTAAACTGGCACTTCATGACCTTGGTTGTGTGGGGGGTGGCGCAATGGAAACGGAGGAACTGCATCGCAAACACAAGGAGAGGGAGGCGGTAAGCAGACGTAAACGTCGGGCTGTGATTGTTCTTCTTGAGCTATTGGTGTTTATTAACAACTATGGAACGCTTATCATATATTCTCGGGTCATTGGTGACTCCATACCTCCGGTCGTGAGCAGCCTCCTGCACACCTCTGGCATTATTGCTACCAGAACCTTTTGGCTGGTTACGTCCGGggtcattttcttcttgctcAGCTGCGTCCGGCATATGGACGAACTCAAGTGGACTTCTTTTCTGGGATTTATCACTATATTGTACATAGTCGTCATCGTTGTCGTACGTTATGTCACCAGTCTACAAAATCCCCCATACCCCGATGTGGACCCTGCCGCGCTTGAGGGAATCAACTGGTGTAAAATTAGTGTGAACATACTTCGCAGCGTATCAACATACAGCATTGCCTTTTCCTATCATAGCAACATTCCCTACTTTTATCGGGAGCTAAGGAACCGCAAACCCCACACGATGCTCAAAAGCGTCTATATTGCGTTTCCCATTGTTACAGTGTGCTACGCTACGACAGGTTTCTTTGGCTACTTGACATTTGGTACGTTAGTCGCCAGTCCCGCTGCCGGTGGTGACATTGTGCGAAATTACCCAGCGGACGATTTATTGGTTAATATCGGGCGTTTTGGACTCTTTCTACATTTTGCCTGTGTCTATCCCATTCTTTCGGTGTGCGCAAGGCGCGGTCTTCACCGAGTTATTATGCATGCACTAACTTGGAACCGTCTGAGCACCCCAGACGAGGAGGACGAAACCCCACCAGCGAATGAAACTACCAAGTACTACTCCACAGACCACAGGTATAAAATGTCGGGAGGCAGTGATGAATTGCCTTTGAGCGATGACGCTGACAGAGATGTTGGCTCTCCGGAAGACACCACCACTCTAGCTATTGTTTTGGAGGCGCTCTTCATTGTGTGCACATCTGTGGTGCTCGCCGCTTACATCTCCGGTATATCCGTCGTGATTGACTTCCTTGGAACACTCCTCGGGACGGTTATGATGTTTACCGTCCCTGGCTTCACAGGTTGGTGTATCTTATCACGTGCGTCGCCGCTTGGTGGTTCTACTGTGGTTTCGCACACCCGCCTCTTCATGGTTCTTACCTTCCTACTCGTGGTGATGGGAATTGCTTGCACATCGCTGGGTTTGCTGTTTCTTATCAAACAGTACGTCCTTCCTGCTTTGTAA